From the Argentina anserina chromosome 3, drPotAnse1.1, whole genome shotgun sequence genome, the window AGTTTGCTGCTATAATTGACCCTGGTATTTCTGCGCAGGATAATACAATGCTTCTAAAATCTGTTGAAGACCTGGAAATTTGGGAAGCAGTGAAAAGTATTGGTGGGCTTAAGGCCCCTAGACCGGATGGTTTACATGCATCCTTCTTCCATAATTGCTGGGAGGAAGTTTAAGGACACTGTGATCCCTATGATCAAGGATATTTTTCAAGGTAACAAACCCATAAATCTTTTAAATCACACAAACATTGCCTTAATTCCGAAAGTGGAGAATCCGAAAAAGGTTTCTGAATTTAGAACAATTAGTCTTTGCAATTTAGAACAAAATCATTACTAAAATCATTATTATGAGACTACGACCTTTATTGGAAAAATGTATCTCCAAGAACCAAGGAGCTTTTGCTCTAGGAAGGTCCATTCAAGATAACATCCTAATATTCCATGTATTAAAGTTGTCGTGGGCACTAGGCCCAATTAAACTAGAATTACAAGAATACAAGAATCATTTGAAGTTCTGGACAAGTATTGCATTGAGTAATACTATACAGAATTGTTGTCATATGTATAATCGTTTGTGAAGCAAATTTGCTGAGGTTGAGATTTGAATATATGTTTGCTGTCTTATTTCTGCTTGAATACTTTTTGCATAGATTCCAAAGCTGGGAGGAGCAGCTGCGGAAGCATCAGCACCGACCCAGCTTGTCGGGACAAATTCCCTCAATACCCCAGGAAACCACATTACATGAGGACTACTTTGTAGTGGAGAAGAGAACCTGGTATCCGAACATTCACGCCCTAGCTAATGTAGGAGTTTCCTCTTCTGCCCACCATAGTTCAGAGATAGATGGGAAGACGTCATCACTAGTCACTAGAGCCCCATGAAGCATCCATAATATTCTGagattgagtatgtttacctttcttttttttcctctctCAGCATTGTTTGACTTCATAATTGGTTCTTTTAAGTTTTGAAACATCTTTTTTAATGACAGGTTCAGTATATATCCCAGATATGTACAATCTTAGCATATATCCATTTGTAATTGTTCTGCCCAAGCAAGGAAATACATTGATCAGAGGGCTGAAGTGAAGGTCACCTTCATTACCCCATCATCAATATATGTATAGTTGGATACAATTGTTAATGCATATTGGTTATCACTCTCCGCTCAATCGTATTAAAATACAAATTGATGGTTGTCTTCACATGATTAGGAAATCGATGTTGCTGCCCTTATATTATCTGTTtggtgaaaataaaaaaaggcgcatgtaagtttttttttcttcataaaaGGTCTTGATCTGATACTAAATTTATCTCATACTAAGGTTATCTTTTACCTTTCAATGATTCCTTAACTCAAATGTGCACAGGGTTCAAATTTTCCCAAGTTCGAATAGGAGGACCACCACAATTGAAGGTCAAAAGAAACCAAACACAAAGGAAACAAATTGCTTTTAGGATATATCAATCACCATTTAATGGTCAGTTATTTTCGTAACTTGAATAGTTAGAATTGCTTCTTCTCTATTGtgttctcttcctcttccttttGTGTTGTTGCTgatttgtttagtttttttttttaaatcttagCAGCTATTTCTTTGGATACATGCTACTACatgattttattaaaatttccACCATTGTTTTAATAGAGGCATTCCTACAAAAAAAAGGTAATCGTTTAAGTTCTTCAGATTCTATTCTACTCCGTAATGAcattgacatttttttttgtcacatGAGAACCACAAACTTCAACATTGCTAACTCAGGCATCCAAAAATAGACAACAACTTTTGCTTTCTTAATTTGTAAATCATGATGATGACATTGGTTGATGTGgttattttttttggaattAATCTGAAATGCCTCTATGTGTTATATTGTAGAAATCATATTAGGTGATGTTGAATAGGATCTGTGTATTGTATTGTTATGTATTTTGAAACCTCATAATATGTTATGCTTTAGTTTTGGAGGAAATCAGTGAACCTCATTTGTAATGACTATGTAACATAAATATGTTTATTAATGTATATTATGGGCTTATTTATAAATGACTGAGCTCTTATAAATATATGCCAGTATTGATGTTGTTTCAACATTTTACAGTGAGATACAGAAAATAAATAGTCTGATTACAAAACCACGGCAAAGCGCGGCCATACTAACTAGTATTTAACATACATGAAAAGGGTGAGCGTGAAACGGAAGGCGTGTACATGCATTACCAGAGACACATTTCAACATAATCTAATAAGCATACTTGGCCTTCTACTATTATATCCTGGTCAGCAATTAATCTGTAGTACTTCAAGGCATTTAACTGTTTAAGATGCCAACAGAGTATATAAAATCATCACGAATCCCTAAATTGGATGGTCCAGATGCTCAGCgtacaaacatatatatgattgatCACTAGCTTTAATTGACTTTCGATATGTTTATCAAGGACAAATACAAGTGACCATACTTGAGATTTGGAAACTAAATTTTAAGCTAACTAATTTGAGAAGCAAAATTGAACACGAGATGGATTGATCATCCTCAGTCATCATTCATCAGGAAGTTCTCCATCTCTTCTAAGCTCAATAATTTATGTGACTCTTTAAGATCATTGTTTCTCTTAGCCTGGTCACGAGCAATCTGTTGCTTTAGATATACCTCAATCTTCATCGCATACTTTCGACGTTCGTCTTGTTTCTGTAGATCTGTATGATCATTCTTTTTCATAATCTGTATCTTTTGGTATGCCTCCATCTCTATTGCATACTTTCGCATATCGTATGATTCTTGAGTAGCGGAATTGCTGGTCTGTTCTTTAGCGATCTCAGGTTCAGGAAGGCCTCCGTCTTGCtgatcatcaccaacttcgtgattcatctcatcttcttcttgatcTTGCTCTGAATTCTTTTTCACCGGCCTAGTGTTCTTTCTAAGAATACAAAGAACGTAGTCCTTCGCTTTACGTTTGTTCCTCAATAAAGACGAATCAAGCTCAAACTCGTGCATGAGCCAGCGACCGTTTTGCACCGTGCCCTTGTCTTCGTAATGAAACCTTTTTCTCTTGCCGATAACCGTTCGCGAAGCCGAAAGTACTTTCTCTGCAGCGTCATCGCCTTTCCAGGTGCCTTTGCCAACGGATCGGCTTTTTCGTTTGCCCTTTGGAGTCTTCATCTTGTGCTTGGTGATGAAGTAAAGGTCTGTCCTTTCTTGGTCTTTCTCTGATAGCTTTTTGAAATACTCATCCCATATCTGCCATGGTTCTTGATCTCCGTAGAGATCGCAGAAAGGAACAAGCCCTTGTGGGAAATCTTCTCCGTCGAGTTTGGGACGAAGATAATGAACAAGTAGTTGTTCTGTGTCAGGCCTGAACTTGTAGCCCGGAGGAAGATAATCGCGGAACGCCATGGAATTCTGTACCGACGGACAAGAAGCGTGCATACTAAGTACGTACGTGTGCTTTGTTTCTTGTCTTCTTGAGTAGTTTCTAATTTCTGCTGCGCAGTGAATGATGAAGTGATAGAGTTATTAGAGTACACTCCATATTTATAGCTAGTAAGGAACAATCTTGAGCGAAAAGAAAGGTAGCTCAACCTAATCCAGGTGGGAGAAGATCAAGTAAAATATTGGATAATGGATACACATGTTCACCAGTTAAACCTGCCAGTTGATTGATATTAAGTGATTAATGATGTGGAGCTAAACACGTAAGAAAATAGTTAATCAACACCGTCCGTTGTGGAGCTAGAGCGCAAATGATTGTGCTGCTTGGCATGCATCAAAGAATGACCTAATTTGACTGCTTATCAATGGTTGCGGTTCCGGTTCGCAAAGAATGCTGATTTTCTTCATGCAGAATTGCAGATATTGACTGAAGTCACTGAAccctcctatatatatatacacaatgcTAATGACAAAGATTAAGGAGCATTTGTGCGATAGACATAGTGTAAGTACGTTAGCTTGATACGGTTCGAGCCACCACGTGTTTGGCTTATAGCTAGATGCCATGAACACTCCTGTATACATAAGGAT encodes:
- the LOC126787004 gene encoding NAC domain-containing protein 83-like, with translation MAFRDYLPPGYKFRPDTEQLLVHYLRPKLDGEDFPQGLVPFCDLYGDQEPWQIWDEYFKKLSEKDQERTDLYFITKHKMKTPKGKRKSRSVGKGTWKGDDAAEKVLSASRTVIGKRKRFHYEDKGTVQNGRWLMHEFELDSSLLRNKRKAKDYVLCILRKNTRPVKKNSEQDQEEDEMNHEVGDDQQDGGLPEPEIAKEQTSNSATQESYDMRKYAIEMEAYQKIQIMKKNDHTDLQKQDERRKYAMKIEVYLKQQIARDQAKRNNDLKESHKLLSLEEMENFLMNDD